A section of the Triticum dicoccoides isolate Atlit2015 ecotype Zavitan chromosome 7A, WEW_v2.0, whole genome shotgun sequence genome encodes:
- the LOC119327371 gene encoding uncharacterized protein LOC119327371 — protein MKKKNGTGGGNRILALWEKASKAKKIDETSTPNQSAAASGTCTSHVQLESNLQLALVQAPDAECEPESREATPTPIDKDAETSDADDEPMEADLEALEHDPGKRIPISMYAVNDQDRVRRRYIEMKPCQPKNHNFEYTNKSGVDRRFCRAWFKEFPWIEYSVTKKSAFCFVCYLFKDKTKYPGGDAFVKNGFRNWNM, from the coding sequence atgaagaagaagaatgggACTGGTGGTGGCAATAGGATTCTGGCTTTGTGGGAAAAAGCTTCAAAAGCAAAGAAGATTGATGAAACTTCTACACCGAATCAGAGTGCAGCTGCATCGGGTACTTGTACCTCTCATGTTCAGCTTGAGAGCAATTTGCAATTGGCGTTAGTGCAAGCACCGGATGCGGAATGTGAACCGGAGAGCAGAGAAGCAACCCCAACCCCAATTGATAAAGATGCTGAAACAAGTGATGCAGATGATGAACCAATGGAAGCAGATTTGGAGGCACTCGAacatgatcctgggaagcggattccCATCTCAATGTATGCTGTCAATGACCAAGATAGAGTAAGAAGAAGATATATTGAGATGAAGCCATGTCAACCAAAGAATCATAACTTTGAGTATACAAATAAAAGTGGAGTTGACCGTCGCTTTTGTCGTGCTTGGTTTAAAGAATTTCCATGGATTGAGTATAGTGTGACAAAAAAAAGTGCTTTCTGCTTTGTTTGCTATCTGTTCAAGGATAAGACAAAATATCCCGGTGGAGATGCATTTGTGAAGAATGGATTTAGGAACTGGAACATGTAA
- the LOC119331950 gene encoding protein JINGUBANG-like encodes MSLNSEEGLMCKDISHSSQSSAPSLAHPLSPCRYQCVSTLRGHSSYVSGLAVDGISLYVSSSDGHIRLWPLDMSSTTVQHEGSVVAATNSSIKCLMATSDGLVSAHQDGKIRVWQQAGRRKGGSSHLALHGVLPTTADCLRTFLFPKNYVDVRRHRSRTWVHHVDAVTALALSPDGGYMYSVSWDRSLKVWRLPSLRCVESITPAHNDAINAVAVSSDGHVYTGSADRTIKAWRRHPGQKRLALVGTMERHRSAVNALAMGVGGLVLYSGSCDRSVVVWEGFDAGGAASTRTLRGHAEAVLCLAAAGDVACSGSADRTVRVWRRGAEGEYSCSAVLDGHGAAVKSLALVLTGGDHGSEREESPRGGCSALICSGSLDCNVKIWRVT; translated from the coding sequence ATGAGCCTGAACTCTGAAGAAGGTTTGATGTGCAAAGATATATCGCACTCGTCGCAATCTAGTGCCCCTTCCCTGGCCCATCCCCTGAGCCCATGCCGCTACCAGTGCGTCTCCACGCTCAGAGGCCACTCCTCCTACGTCTCTGGCCTCGCCGTCGACGGCATCTCGCTCTACGTCTCCTCGTCGGACGGACACATCAGGCTGTGGCCACTGGACATGAGCAGCACGACCGTGCAACACGAGGGCTCTGTTGTTGCCGCCACCAATAGCTCCATAAAGTGCCTCATGGCCACCAGCGATGGTCTCGTCAGCGCCCACCAGGACGGCAAGATCAGGGTGTGGCAGCAGGCCGGCCGGCGGAAAGGCGGGAGCAGCCACCTCGCCCTCCACGGCGTGCTGCCGACCACCGCGGACTGCCTGCGCACGTTCCTGTTCCCCAAGAACTACGTCGACGTCCGGCGGCACAGGAGCCGCACCTGGGTGCACCACGTGGACGCGGTCACCGCGCTCGCGCTGTCCCCGGACGGCGGGTACATGTACTCCGTGTCCTGGGACCGGAGCCTCAAGGTGTGGCGCCTTCCCAGCCTCCGCTGCGTGGAGTCCATCACCCCGGCCCACAACGACGCCATCAACGCCGTCGCCGTGTCGTCGGACGGGCACGTCTACACCGGGTCGGCGGACCGGACGATCAAGGCGTGGAGGCGCCACCCGGGGCAGAAGAGGCTCGCGCTGGTCGGCACCATGGAGCGGCACAGGTCGGCGGTGAACGCGCTGGCGATGGGCGTCGGCGGGCTGGTTCTCTACTCCGGCTCGTGCGACCGGTCCGTCGTCGTGTGGGAGGGCTTCGACGCCGGAGGCGCGGCGTCCACCAGGACTCTCAGGGGGCACGCTGAGGCGGTGCTGTGCCTGGCCGCCGCCGGCGATGTGGCGTGCAGCGGGTCCGCGGACAGGACGGTGAGGGTGTGGCGACGGGGAGCGGAAGGCGAGTACTCCTGCTCGGCCGTCCTGGACGGCCATGGCGCGGCCGTGAAGAGCCTGGCATTGGTGTTGACGGGAGGCGACCACGGCAGCGAGCGCGAGGAGAGCCCGCGCGGTGGCTGCTCCGCGCTGATTTGCAGCGGTTCGTTGGACTGCAATGTGAAGATTTGGAGGGTGACTTGA